The Cellulosimicrobium cellulans genome contains the following window.
GAAGGCGGCCATCGGCGAGGTCGTCACGGCCGAGGAGCTCGGGGGCGGCGAGCTGCACGCGCGGCGGAGCGGCGTCGTCGACCACCTCGCCGACGACGACGAGGACGCGCTCGACACCGTGCGCCGCATCGTCGCGACGCTCCCGCCCGACCCCGCACCTGCGTGGGCCGTCGCAGCGAGCCTGCCCCCCGCCGTCGGCCACGATGACGCCTGGGCGTCCGGACCGGGGACGACGAGCCGGTCCGGCGAAGGTCTGTACAGTGCCGTCCCGACCGATGTACAAGCACCGTACGACCCGCGCGAGATCATTGCGCGACTCGTCGACGGCAGCCGGTTCGACGAGTTCAAGCGCGAGTACGGCGACACGCTCGTCACCGGGTTCGCGCGCGTCCACGGCCACCCGGTGGGCATCCTCGCGAACCAGGGCGTGCTCTTCGGAGCGTCGGCGCTCAAGGGGGCGCACTTCATCGAGCTGTGCGACCAGCGCGGCATCCCGCTGCTGTTCCTGCAGAACATCTCCGGGTTCATGGTCGGCACCGACGCCGAGGCGGGTGGCATCGCCAAGGACGGCGCCAAGATGGTCACGGCCGTCGCGACGACGCGCGTCCCCAAGCTCACCGTGATCGTCGGCGGGTCGTTCGGCGCCGGCAACTACTCGATGTGCGGGCGCGCGTACTCGCCGCGGTTCCTGTGGTCGTGGCCTGCGAGCCGCATCTCCGTCATGGGCGGTCCGCAGGCCGCGTCCGTGCTGTCGACTGTCAAGCGCGACCAGCTCGCCGCGCGCGGCGAGACCTGGGACCCCGACGAGGAGGCCGCGTTCTCCGCCGGCATCCGCGCCGACTACGACGAGCACGGCAGCCCCTACTACGCGACCGCGCGCCTGTGGGACGACGGCGTGATCGACCCCGCCGACACGCGCCGCGTGCTCGGCCTCGCCCTCGGCGTGTGCGCGCGCACGCCCCTCGCCGAGACCTGGACCGGTGACCGGTTCGGCCTCTTCCGGATGTGAGCCGATGACCTCCGACACCCCCCACGAGGCGACGGCCCGGCCGGCGGACCGGCCGTCCGCGCGCCCGGCGGACCGGCCGGCTGCCCCACCTGGCGGCGATCCCGGGTTCCGCACGGTCCTCGTCGCCAACCGCGGCGAGATCGCGTGCCGCGTGATCGGCACGCTCCGGCGCCTCGGCGTGCGCTCGGTCGCCGTCTTCTCCGACGCTGACGCCGACGCTCGCCACGTGCGCGAGGCCGACGTCGCCGTCCGGATCGGTCCCGCGCCCGCCACGCAGAGCTACCTCGACGTCGATGCCGTCGTCGCCGCGGCCGTCGCGACCGGCGCCGAGGCGGTCCACCCCGGCTACGGCTTCCTGTCCGAGAACCCTGCGCTCGCCCGCGCGTGCGAGCGCGCGGGCATCGCGTTCGTCGGGCCGGGCGTCGACGCGCTCGAGGCGATGGCGGACAAGCTCGCCGCCAAGCGCATCGTCGGCGCCCGGGGCGTGCCGGTCGTGCCCGGCGCGGGCGAGCCCGGGATGCCCGACGACGACCTGCTGGCCGCCGCGCGCGGCGTCGGGTTCCCGCTGCTCGTCAAGCCGTCCGCCGGGGGCGGGGGCAAGGGCATGGTCGTCGTGCGGACGGCCGACGACCTGTCCGGTGCGCTCGCGTCCGCGCGTCGCGTCGCCGGGTCGTCGTTCGGCGACGACACGCTGCTGCTCGAACGGCTCGTCGAGGCGCCGCGCCACATCGAGGTGCAGGTGCTCGCCGACACCCACGGGACCGTGGTCCACCTCGGCGAGCGCGAGTGCTCGCTCCAGCGCCGCCACCAGAAGGTCGTGGAGGAGGCGCCGTCGCCGCTCCTCACTCCCGCGCAGCGCGCCCGGATGGGTGAGGCCGCGTGCGAGGTCGCGCGGTCCGTCGGGTACGTCGGCGCCGGGACGGTCGAGTTCCTCGTCCCCGCCGCGGACCCCGACGCGTTCTTCTTCATCGAGATGAACACGCGCCTGCAGGTCGAGCACCCCGTCACCGAGATGGTCACCGGCCTCGACCTCGTCGAGCTCCAGCTCCGCGTCGCGGCCGGCGCGCCGCTCGGGATCGCCCAGGACGACGTCGTGCTGCGCGGCCACGCCGTCGAGGCGCGCCTCTACGCCGAGTCGCCCGAGCGCGGGTTCCTCCCGGCGACCGGCTCGGTCCTGGTCTACGACGACGACGGCGTCCCCGCCGGTCCCGGCGCCTCGCCGCTGCGCCTCGACTCGGGGATCGCCGCCGGTGCCGTCGTGAGTGGGTACTACGACCCCATGCTCGCGAAGGCCGTCGCGTGGGGTGAGACGCGTGACGAGGCCGTCGACCGGCTCGACGGGCTGCTCGCGCGGACCGTCGTGCTGGGGGTCGAGACGAACACGGCGTTCTTGCGGTCGTTGCTCGCGGATCCCGATGTCCGGGCGGGGCGGCTGGACACGGGGCTGATCGACCGGCTCGTGTCTTCCGGTTCGGGGCCTGTGCTCGGGTCCGGCGAGGGGCCGGGGGGTGTGCGCGCCGTCTACCATCCGCGCCCTCGTTCCTCGGGCGCTCCCGCCAGACCCAGCCACGACGGCGCGCACACCCCCCGACCCCTCACCTCCGCGGTCGGCTCACCCGCCGACCACGACGGCGCGCACACCCCCCGACTCCTCACCTCCGCGGTCGGCTCACCCGCCGACCACGACGGCGCGCACACCCCCCGACTCCTCACCTCCGCGGTCGGCTCACCCGCCGACCACGACGGCGCGCACACCCCCCGCCCCTTTGCTGCGGAGGTCGGCTCGCCGCCCGACGGCGTCGGGCGGGTCGAGCTCGTGGCCGCGGCACTGTTCCTCGTCGCGGTTGCGCTCGCCGAGCATGGGGTTGTGGCCCGTCCGGAGGACGAGATGGGCAGTAACCCGATGCTCGGCGGGGGAGCGGGGATCTCTGAGGCCGATCCGTGGCGGGTGCGTGACGGGTGGCGGCTCAACGCGGCCGCTGCCGCGCGGCAGGTCGTGCTCGTCGATGCCGCCGGGGATGTGCACGAGGTGCGGGTCTCCGGGTCGGCGCGGGACGCCGTCATGCAGTGTCCGCCGGCGCGCGACACCGACGGCGGGTGGGGACCCGGCGCCGCGCGACCGCGTGAGGTGCGGGCGTCGATCGAGCGCGACCGCGGGGGCGACGGCGCGTGGTGGCTCACCGTGGACGGCGTCCGGGAGCGGGTGCGGCTCGCGCTCGACGTGCCGCCCGCCGACGGCGAGCCCGCGACGGTGTGGCTGTGGCGCGACGGGCGGACCGTCGCGCTGGCCGCGCCGAGCCGGGAGCAGCGCGCCGCGCGGGCGCGGGACGAGCGCCGTCGGGCCCGGGACGACGCGCCCGGCGCGACGGATCCCGAGGTGCGCGCCGCGATGCCGGGCACGGTCGTGACGGCCGTCGCGGACGGCGAGCCGGTCGCCGCCGGGGCCGTCCTCGTGACGGTCGAGGCCATGAAGATGGAGCACCCGCTCCTCGCCCCGCACGACGGCGTCGCCGACGTGCGCGTGCGCCCCGGCGACCTCGTGCGCCGGGACCAGGTGGTCGCCGTCGTCCACCCCCACGACTCCGGCGCGGCACAACCCGCCGACCCGGTCCCGCAACCCGACACCCAGGGAGCATCATGATCGAGGCCGACGTCCTGCTCGACGACGAGCAGCGGAAGCTCAGCCAGGTGGTGCGCGACTTCGCGGACAGCGTCGTCGCGCCCGCCGCCTACCGGTACGACACCGAGCGCCGCCTGCCGATGGAGATCATCGAGCAGATGGGGGAGCTGGGGCTGTTCGGGCTCCCGTTCCCGCGCGAGATCGGTGGCCAGGGCAAGGACTACGTGTCGTTGTGCCTCGCCGTGGAGGCGCTCGCGCGCGTCGACCAGTCCATCGCGGTGACGCTCGAGGCGGGCGTCGGGCTGGGGATCGTGCCGATCTTCCGGCACGGCTCGCGCGAGCAGCAGGAGCGCTGGCTGCCCGACCTCCTCGCCGGGCGGGCGCTCGCGGCGTTCGGGCTCACGGAGGCCGACGCCGGCTCGGACGCGGGCGGCACGCGCACCACCGCGCGGCTCGACGGCGACGAGTGGGTGATCGACGGGTCCAAGCAGTTCATCACCAACTCGGGGACGCCGATCACGAGCCTCGTGACCATCACGGCCGTCACGGGCGAGCACGTCAGCCAGGACGGCGAGGTGCGCAAGGAGCTGTCGAGCATCATCGTGCCGGCGGGGACGCCCGGGCTGGAGGTCGGGCCGGCGTACGACAAGGTCGGGTGGCACACCTCCGACACGCACCCCCTCACGCTCACCGACGTCCGGGTCCCGGGAGGCAACCTGCTCGGCGAGCGCGGCCGCGGGTACGCGAACTTCTTGCGCGCGCTCGACGAGGGCCGCATCGCGTTCGCCGCGCTGGCGACCGGTGCCGCGCAGGGCTGCCTCGAGGAGGCGCTGCGGTACGCGAAGGAACGGGTCGTCTTCGGGCGGTCGATCGGCGAGAACCAGCACGTCGCGTTCACGCTCGCGCGCATGCAGGCCCGTGTCCACACGGCGCGGCTCGCGTGGCTCGACGCCGCCCACAAGCTCGTCGCGGGCAAGCCGTTCAAGGCGGAGGCGTCGGTCGCGAAGCTCGTCGGCGGCGAGGCGGCGATGGCGAACGCGCGCGACGCGTCGCAGATCTTCGGCGGCTACGGCTTCCTCAACGAGAACCCGGTCGCGCGGCACTACCGCGACGCCAAGGTCCTCGAGGTCGGCGAGGGCACCACCGAGGTGCAGCTGATGATCATCGCGAGGAGCCTGGGCCTAGAGGGTTAACCCAGGCTGCCGAACACGACGTTGCTGTCGTTCTGGCAGCCATTCCGACAGCAACGTCGTGGTCGACGGCGGGGGACGTCGTTCTCGGCGGACGGCAGCAGGCGGGCGGTCCAGGACGAGGGAGGAGCAGCATGCGCGAGGTGGTCCAGCGGGGCCTGTACTACGACGAGCTGGAGACGGGCGTGGTGTACCGCCACCGGCCCGGCCGCACGCTCACGGAGGCGGACGACGTCGTCTTCTCCACGCTCACGATGAACCACCAGGCGCTGCACCTCGACGCCGCGTGGGCCGCGACGCAGCCGTTCGGGCAGCGGCTCGTGAACTCGATGATGACGCTCTCCACGCTCGTGGGGCTGTCGGTCGGGCAGGTCACGCAGGGCACGATCGTCGCGAACCTCGGCTTCCGCGAGGTCGAGTTCCCGAAGCCGCTGTTCCACGGCGACACGCTCTACGCGGAGACGGAGGTGGTCGAGAAGCGGCTGTCGGCGTCGCGCCCGGGCCAGGGCGTCGTCACGCTGGAGCACCGCGGCCTCAACCAGGACGGCGTCCTCGTCGCGCGCGCCGTCCGCACCGCGCTCTTCTGGACCCGCGCCGCCCACGAGGCGGCGCCCGACGGCGACGCGTCACCGGACCGCGGGGCCGCTCCCGGGGCGACGGGTCACCCCCCACCTGCCGAACCCGGGGTTGCCGGGCAGGCCGAGCCCGACGTGCCCACCAAGCCCGGGTTCGGCACCGAGGGGGAGCATCCGCACCACGAGCCCGTTCTCGAGCGCGGCGACGAGGAGAGCGCGTGGTGAGCGACGGGTTCGGACTCGGGCCGGCGCTGCTGTTCTGCCCCGGCGACCGGCCCGACCGGTTCGGCAAGGCCGCCGACCGCGCCGACGCCGTCATCCTCGACCTGGAGGACGCCGTCGCCGCGGCCTCGAAGGACGCCGCCCGGCGCGCGGTCGTCGAGGCGTCCGCGACGCTCGACCCGGCGCGGACGGTCGTGCGGGTCAACGCCGTCGGGACGCCGGAGCACGCGCTCGACGTCGCGGCGCTCGCGGACACGCGGCTACGGACGGTCATGGTCGCCAAGGCCGGGCCGGAGCTGCTGGGGTCGCTCGGCGCGCTCGCGGCCACCCTCCCGGGCGTCCGGGTCCTCGCGCTGTGCGAGACGGCGTCGGGCGTCGTCGCGGCGCCGGAGCTCGCCCGGCGGCCCGAGGTCGTCGCGCTGATGTGGGGTGCGGAGGACCTCGTCGCGTCTCTCGGCGGGACGTCGAGCCGACGCCCTGACGGCTCGTACCGCGACGTCGCGCGGCACGCGCGGTCGGCGGTTCTCCTCGCGGCCGGTGCGGCGGGCAAGGCCGCGGTCGACGCGGTGCACGTCGACGTCGGCGACCTCGACGGGCTGCGGGCCGAGGCAGAGGACGCCGCCGCGTCGGGGTTCGCCGCGACGGCGTGCATCCACCCGAGCCACGTCCCCGTGATCCGCGCGGCCTACGCCCCGACGCCGGACCAGGTGGAGGCAGCACGCGCCGTGCTCGACGCGGCGGCCGCGAACCCTGGCGGACCGGACGCGGTCTTCACGCACGACGGCCGGATGGTCGACGGCCCCGTGCTGCGTCACGCGGAGGCCGTGCTGCGCCGGGCGGGCGCCTGACTGCGTTGAGCCGGCACCTGGTCGACACCGGCCGACGCCGGCCGACACCGGCCATGGGGACCGGTCCCCATGCCGGGGCGGTGCGGCGCGTCGGGCCTGCCGCATAGCCTCTCCCCGTGACCGACGTGAACGCCCCGGACCCGCAGGACCAGCACTGGACCGAGGGGTTCCCGCACCTCGCCGACCGCGCCGCGTCGCTCCTCGGCGTCGACGTCGCGACGGTCGCGCGGCTCCACAAGGTCGTCCCGGGCGGGTTCCACGTCTGGACCCCGGGCCGCGGCGGGGCGCAGGCGATCGTCGGGTTCGACGGGTCCGCGTACGTACGGGAGTCGTGCTTCACGCAGGCCCAGCTGGTGGAGGCGTTCCACGCGGGTCACCGCAACGACGCGAACGCCGCGACCCTGCCGGTGAACCACGCGGCGTCGGCGGTGGCCTCGATGGTCGGGATCCTGCGCGGCGACCCGGCGCAGCCCGCGACGCCCACCGGCCCGAGCGAGGCGGAGCTCGCGGAGCTCGTCGGCGGCGCGTTCGAGCAGACGACGCCGGACGAGATCGCGGACCGGCTGCGCGCCCGCGGCAAGGGCGCCTTCGTCGTCG
Protein-coding sequences here:
- a CDS encoding HpcH/HpaI aldolase/citrate lyase family protein, translating into MSDGFGLGPALLFCPGDRPDRFGKAADRADAVILDLEDAVAAASKDAARRAVVEASATLDPARTVVRVNAVGTPEHALDVAALADTRLRTVMVAKAGPELLGSLGALAATLPGVRVLALCETASGVVAAPELARRPEVVALMWGAEDLVASLGGTSSRRPDGSYRDVARHARSAVLLAAGAAGKAAVDAVHVDVGDLDGLRAEAEDAAASGFAATACIHPSHVPVIRAAYAPTPDQVEAARAVLDAAAANPGGPDAVFTHDGRMVDGPVLRHAEAVLRRAGA
- a CDS encoding ATP-binding protein, yielding MTSDTPHEATARPADRPSARPADRPAAPPGGDPGFRTVLVANRGEIACRVIGTLRRLGVRSVAVFSDADADARHVREADVAVRIGPAPATQSYLDVDAVVAAAVATGAEAVHPGYGFLSENPALARACERAGIAFVGPGVDALEAMADKLAAKRIVGARGVPVVPGAGEPGMPDDDLLAAARGVGFPLLVKPSAGGGGKGMVVVRTADDLSGALASARRVAGSSFGDDTLLLERLVEAPRHIEVQVLADTHGTVVHLGERECSLQRRHQKVVEEAPSPLLTPAQRARMGEAACEVARSVGYVGAGTVEFLVPAADPDAFFFIEMNTRLQVEHPVTEMVTGLDLVELQLRVAAGAPLGIAQDDVVLRGHAVEARLYAESPERGFLPATGSVLVYDDDGVPAGPGASPLRLDSGIAAGAVVSGYYDPMLAKAVAWGETRDEAVDRLDGLLARTVVLGVETNTAFLRSLLADPDVRAGRLDTGLIDRLVSSGSGPVLGSGEGPGGVRAVYHPRPRSSGAPARPSHDGAHTPRPLTSAVGSPADHDGAHTPRLLTSAVGSPADHDGAHTPRLLTSAVGSPADHDGAHTPRPFAAEVGSPPDGVGRVELVAAALFLVAVALAEHGVVARPEDEMGSNPMLGGGAGISEADPWRVRDGWRLNAAAAARQVVLVDAAGDVHEVRVSGSARDAVMQCPPARDTDGGWGPGAARPREVRASIERDRGGDGAWWLTVDGVRERVRLALDVPPADGEPATVWLWRDGRTVALAAPSREQRAARARDERRRARDDAPGATDPEVRAAMPGTVVTAVADGEPVAAGAVLVTVEAMKMEHPLLAPHDGVADVRVRPGDLVRRDQVVAVVHPHDSGAAQPADPVPQPDTQGAS
- a CDS encoding carboxyl transferase domain-containing protein, which produces MTVLTSAVDPGSETARANDAAQRALAGELRDRTSTVARGGPASARDRHVARGKLLPRDRVDRLLDEGSPFLEIAPLAGYGVDDGAWPAAGVVAGIGVVSGRQVMVVCNDATVKGGTYHPLTVKKHLRAQEIALENRLPCVYLVDSGGAFLPRQAEVFPDRDHFGRIFYHQARLSAAGIPQISAVLGSCTAGGAYVPAMSDETVIVRDQGTIFLGGPPLVKAAIGEVVTAEELGGGELHARRSGVVDHLADDDEDALDTVRRIVATLPPDPAPAWAVAASLPPAVGHDDAWASGPGTTSRSGEGLYSAVPTDVQAPYDPREIIARLVDGSRFDEFKREYGDTLVTGFARVHGHPVGILANQGVLFGASALKGAHFIELCDQRGIPLLFLQNISGFMVGTDAEAGGIAKDGAKMVTAVATTRVPKLTVIVGGSFGAGNYSMCGRAYSPRFLWSWPASRISVMGGPQAASVLSTVKRDQLAARGETWDPDEEAAFSAGIRADYDEHGSPYYATARLWDDGVIDPADTRRVLGLALGVCARTPLAETWTGDRFGLFRM
- a CDS encoding acyl-CoA dehydrogenase family protein; the protein is MIEADVLLDDEQRKLSQVVRDFADSVVAPAAYRYDTERRLPMEIIEQMGELGLFGLPFPREIGGQGKDYVSLCLAVEALARVDQSIAVTLEAGVGLGIVPIFRHGSREQQERWLPDLLAGRALAAFGLTEADAGSDAGGTRTTARLDGDEWVIDGSKQFITNSGTPITSLVTITAVTGEHVSQDGEVRKELSSIIVPAGTPGLEVGPAYDKVGWHTSDTHPLTLTDVRVPGGNLLGERGRGYANFLRALDEGRIAFAALATGAAQGCLEEALRYAKERVVFGRSIGENQHVAFTLARMQARVHTARLAWLDAAHKLVAGKPFKAEASVAKLVGGEAAMANARDASQIFGGYGFLNENPVARHYRDAKVLEVGEGTTEVQLMIIARSLGLEG